A region from the Solibacillus sp. FSL H8-0523 genome encodes:
- a CDS encoding DUF6509 family protein, translating into MNITQYSVDEILDPTNIIEGKRFEFLLDIEVDEDDELYSEAGLEIRAIVGLINEEVRIMNYFIIDKSNNESLEFALEEDEEAMVLAFCQEELLAPPTSEDAQ; encoded by the coding sequence ATGAACATTACACAGTATTCAGTTGACGAAATTTTAGATCCAACGAACATCATTGAAGGTAAGCGCTTTGAATTTTTACTAGATATCGAAGTGGATGAAGACGATGAGCTATATTCGGAAGCCGGATTAGAAATCCGCGCAATCGTTGGCTTAATTAATGAAGAAGTACGCATCATGAACTACTTCATTATTGATAAATCAAACAACGAATCACTAGAGTTTGCGTTAGAAGAAGACGAAGAGGCAATGGTTTTAGCGTTCTGCCAAGAAGAGCTATTAGCACCACCTACATCAGAAGACGCACAATAA
- a CDS encoding gamma-glutamyltransferase family protein has product MFDLSHYPFASQRNTVIANRGMVATSQPLAAQAGLDILKKGGNAVDAAIATAAALTVVEPTSNGIGSDAFALVWINDDKKLHGLNASGPSATSISKEALVARGFDKMPMHGVIPVTVPGAPAAWAALSKRFGKLPLTEVLAPAISYAEQGYPISVTLGQNWQNGYKKYKETLTTAEFKSWFETFSIDGRMPEIGDIWASPGHADTLRKIAETNAEAFYKGDIADKIDAFMKQHDGFLTKDDLASYEVEWVDPIKVNYKGYDVWEIPPNGQGIVAQMALNIYQHSEAKWQDADTLHKQIEAMKLAYTDGKAFVTERDEMLVTTETLLSKDYGEKRYAEITDHALQPTPFDIPKGGTVYLATADADGNMVSFIQSNYMGFGSGIVIPGTGVSLQNRGYDFSLDENHPNFLKPGKRTYHTIIPGFLTKDNEAVGPFGVMGGYMQPQGHFQVVTHTVDFALNPQAALDMPRWQWIGDKRIDVEPHFPNYLVQALKRKGHDIHVATDGGSFGRGQIIWRDANGVLYGGTEPRTDGTIAAF; this is encoded by the coding sequence ATGTTCGATTTATCACATTATCCGTTTGCAAGTCAGCGTAATACGGTCATTGCCAACCGCGGAATGGTGGCAACATCTCAGCCACTTGCCGCACAGGCTGGGCTCGATATTTTAAAAAAGGGTGGAAACGCGGTTGATGCAGCCATCGCGACTGCTGCTGCCCTTACCGTTGTTGAACCAACATCAAACGGCATTGGCAGTGATGCATTTGCGCTCGTTTGGATTAATGACGACAAAAAGCTGCACGGCTTAAATGCTTCCGGCCCTTCAGCAACATCCATTTCAAAAGAAGCACTCGTCGCGCGCGGCTTTGATAAAATGCCGATGCACGGGGTCATTCCTGTAACTGTACCGGGTGCGCCGGCTGCTTGGGCGGCATTGTCAAAGCGCTTCGGGAAATTACCATTAACAGAAGTGCTCGCACCCGCGATTTCGTATGCCGAACAAGGCTATCCGATTTCCGTGACACTCGGGCAAAACTGGCAAAACGGCTATAAAAAATATAAAGAAACACTGACAACCGCAGAATTTAAGTCTTGGTTTGAGACGTTTTCAATTGACGGACGCATGCCTGAAATCGGCGATATTTGGGCATCCCCCGGTCATGCGGATACGTTACGTAAAATCGCCGAAACGAATGCCGAGGCATTTTATAAAGGCGACATCGCCGACAAAATCGATGCCTTCATGAAACAGCACGATGGCTTTCTTACAAAAGACGATTTAGCAAGCTACGAAGTGGAATGGGTCGATCCTATCAAAGTGAATTATAAAGGCTATGACGTGTGGGAGATTCCACCGAACGGCCAAGGCATTGTCGCGCAAATGGCACTCAATATTTATCAGCACTCAGAAGCCAAATGGCAGGACGCAGATACACTTCATAAGCAAATTGAAGCGATGAAACTTGCTTACACAGACGGCAAAGCATTCGTCACAGAACGCGATGAAATGCTGGTAACGACTGAAACATTGTTATCAAAAGACTACGGTGAAAAGCGCTACGCGGAAATAACAGATCACGCTCTGCAGCCAACACCTTTTGATATTCCTAAAGGTGGTACGGTCTATTTAGCAACCGCAGACGCTGACGGCAACATGGTGTCATTTATTCAAAGTAACTACATGGGCTTCGGTTCAGGTATTGTCATTCCCGGAACAGGTGTGTCCCTGCAAAACCGGGGCTATGATTTTTCTCTCGATGAAAACCATCCAAACTTCTTAAAGCCAGGAAAACGTACGTATCACACGATTATTCCGGGCTTCTTAACAAAGGACAATGAAGCAGTAGGACCATTTGGTGTGATGGGCGGTTATATGCAGCCTCAAGGGCATTTCCAAGTCGTGACACATACTGTGGATTTCGCACTTAATCCACAAGCCGCGCTCGATATGCCGCGCTGGCAATGGATTGGTGATAAGCGCATTGATGTGGAGCCGCACTTCCCGAATTATTTAGTGCAAGCGTTAAAACGTAAAGGCCATGACATTCATGTCGCAACAGATGGTGGCAGCTTTGGACGCGGTCAAATTATTTGGCGCGATGCAAACGGCGTGTTGTATGGTGGTACAGAACCTCGCACAGACGGTACAATTGCTGCTTTTTAA
- a CDS encoding Gfo/Idh/MocA family oxidoreductase: MTKTTIGIIGTGVVGERIINQALNNEHYEIVAIFDTNEQRTNELKEKYTVPTTNDLQSLLALKPDWVYIGTPPVSHASLAQEIAKNGLHILSEKPLAHDAADGEVMVQVANEANVKTAMHFPLMYGAAVHQLKEELQDIGDIVRIELHTYFSEWPRKWQQNPWIASREQGGFIREIFPHYLQLTHHLFGDLDITAHHTTYPENEALCETGVSALAKTTSGIPMIINGLAGIGQEERIDYKIFGAEKTVTLRNWSQVFTSKAYEAEVEVTPKEAPQTMLEACRNVLLGEESFIVSFEEGLKVQRWVDELLK, encoded by the coding sequence ATGACAAAAACTACAATCGGGATTATCGGCACAGGTGTTGTCGGTGAACGCATTATTAACCAAGCCTTAAACAATGAACATTACGAGATCGTTGCTATTTTCGATACGAATGAACAGCGCACAAACGAGCTAAAAGAAAAATATACCGTCCCGACGACAAACGATTTACAGTCGCTACTTGCGCTAAAGCCAGATTGGGTCTATATCGGCACACCGCCCGTTAGCCACGCATCACTTGCACAGGAAATCGCAAAAAACGGCCTGCATATTTTATCTGAAAAGCCACTTGCCCATGACGCCGCGGACGGAGAAGTGATGGTACAAGTTGCGAATGAGGCAAACGTAAAAACAGCGATGCACTTCCCGTTAATGTACGGTGCAGCAGTGCATCAATTAAAAGAGGAATTGCAGGACATCGGTGATATTGTACGCATTGAGTTACATACCTATTTCTCAGAATGGCCGCGCAAATGGCAGCAAAATCCGTGGATTGCCTCGCGTGAACAAGGCGGGTTCATTCGTGAGATTTTCCCGCATTACTTACAATTAACGCATCATCTGTTTGGCGATCTCGATATTACCGCGCACCATACGACCTATCCAGAAAACGAAGCGCTTTGTGAAACAGGTGTATCGGCACTCGCAAAAACAACGAGTGGGATTCCAATGATTATTAACGGCCTTGCCGGCATTGGCCAAGAAGAGCGCATTGACTACAAAATTTTTGGTGCAGAAAAAACGGTCACATTACGCAACTGGTCACAGGTGTTCACTTCAAAAGCGTATGAAGCAGAAGTGGAAGTTACACCAAAAGAAGCACCGCAAACGATGCTTGAGGCGTGCCGCAATGTGCTACTTGGTGAGGAAAGCTTTATCGTTTCATTTGAAGAAGGCTTAAAGGTACAACGCTGGGTCGATGAATTATTAAAATAA
- a CDS encoding FAD-dependent oxidoreductase, with product MKVIIIGGDAAGMSAAMEIVRNNKTAKILVLEKGDVYSYGQCGLPYVINGKVKSADELIARDVEEFRSKYGIDARIFHEVTAIDTKLRKVCGIDVNSNELFEFDYDKLLIATGAKPTIPPMDNGKLKGIHTVKTVPQMDALMRELPDVKHVTVIGGGYIGLEVAETVRERGLEVRLIHRGNQLMPALDPELAQLLLEEAKKHGVEVLLNENSIGFEGTTHVEGVRTETGVYETDLVIVATGVRPNTQFAEGFAKLENGALIVNDHMETSIEHVYAAGDCATQYHRIKRQVDYLPLGSTANKQGRIAGLNIAGFNQIYKGIVGTSILKFFNLHIGMTGLTNQAADELNTLVEAYAMTVNDIASYYPNVRPMKMRMLIDQQSRKLLGLQVVGEHGVDKRIDVFATALYNDMTFEDLLDLDLAYAPPFSGVWDAIMQMPKRYGKK from the coding sequence ATGAAGGTAATAATTATTGGTGGAGACGCGGCTGGCATGAGTGCGGCGATGGAAATCGTACGTAACAATAAAACAGCAAAAATTTTAGTGTTAGAAAAAGGTGATGTCTATTCGTACGGACAGTGTGGGTTGCCATATGTCATTAATGGCAAGGTAAAGAGTGCGGATGAGTTAATCGCACGTGATGTCGAGGAATTCCGTTCGAAATATGGGATTGATGCGCGCATTTTTCATGAAGTAACTGCGATTGATACGAAATTGCGAAAAGTATGTGGGATTGATGTGAATAGCAATGAACTGTTTGAATTTGACTATGATAAATTATTAATTGCAACCGGTGCTAAGCCGACGATTCCACCGATGGACAATGGAAAGTTAAAAGGGATTCATACGGTGAAAACGGTGCCGCAAATGGATGCATTAATGCGAGAGCTGCCGGATGTGAAGCATGTCACGGTTATTGGTGGCGGCTATATTGGTTTAGAGGTGGCAGAAACGGTGCGTGAGCGTGGGCTTGAGGTTCGATTAATTCACCGTGGCAATCAGTTGATGCCAGCACTTGATCCGGAACTCGCACAACTGTTGCTTGAGGAAGCAAAAAAGCACGGCGTTGAAGTGCTGTTAAATGAAAATTCGATAGGCTTTGAAGGTACAACCCATGTCGAGGGCGTGCGTACCGAAACAGGGGTTTACGAAACCGATTTAGTCATTGTCGCAACAGGTGTACGCCCGAATACGCAGTTTGCAGAAGGCTTTGCGAAGCTAGAAAACGGCGCGTTAATTGTCAATGATCATATGGAAACATCGATTGAGCATGTATATGCAGCGGGGGATTGTGCCACGCAGTATCACCGTATTAAGCGCCAGGTCGACTATTTACCGCTTGGCTCGACAGCAAATAAGCAAGGGCGCATCGCGGGGCTAAATATTGCTGGTTTCAACCAAATCTATAAAGGTATTGTCGGTACGTCGATATTAAAATTCTTTAATTTACACATTGGCATGACAGGCTTAACGAATCAAGCGGCAGATGAGCTAAATACACTTGTTGAGGCATATGCCATGACCGTCAATGATATTGCCAGCTACTATCCGAATGTACGCCCGATGAAAATGCGGATGTTAATCGATCAGCAAAGCCGTAAGCTACTTGGGTTGCAGGTTGTTGGGGAACATGGGGTTGATAAACGTATCGATGTATTTGCAACAGCACTTTATAATGACATGACGTTTGAGGATTTACTCGATTTAGATTTAGCGTACGCACCGCCATTTAGCGGTGTATGGGATGCCATTATGCAAATGCCGAAGCGCTACGGCAAAAAATAA
- a CDS encoding ABC transporter ATP-binding protein — protein MTTILKVNNVSKVYGKGQTIFEALKKITFDIEKGEFVGVMGPSGAGKSTLLNVLATIDAPTDGDILIDYANIAKMNEEKLADFRRDHLGFIFQDYNLLDSLTVRENIVLPLAIAKVKPADIKQRVENIATHFGIADLLDKYPYQISGGQKQRTAASRALVTEPKIIFADEPTGALDSKSATDLLESMSQLNEQQEATILMVTHDAYAASFCQRILLIKDGQLSKELLRGTKSRKQFFQFILEELAASDGDMHDII, from the coding sequence ATGACAACTATTTTAAAAGTGAACAATGTTTCAAAGGTATATGGCAAAGGCCAAACCATATTTGAAGCGCTTAAAAAGATAACATTCGATATTGAAAAAGGTGAGTTTGTTGGGGTGATGGGCCCATCAGGTGCGGGGAAGTCCACGTTACTGAACGTCTTAGCGACAATTGATGCTCCAACGGATGGTGACATTTTAATCGATTACGCCAATATCGCCAAAATGAATGAAGAAAAGCTCGCAGATTTCCGTCGCGATCATTTAGGCTTCATTTTCCAAGATTATAACTTACTCGATTCGTTAACGGTACGCGAAAATATCGTGCTACCCCTAGCAATTGCCAAAGTAAAACCAGCAGACATCAAACAACGTGTTGAAAATATTGCCACGCATTTTGGCATTGCGGATTTACTTGATAAATACCCCTACCAAATTTCCGGTGGGCAAAAGCAGCGTACAGCCGCGTCACGTGCATTAGTAACCGAGCCAAAAATAATTTTTGCGGATGAACCAACAGGGGCACTCGATTCGAAATCAGCAACGGATTTACTTGAAAGCATGAGTCAATTAAACGAGCAGCAGGAAGCGACAATACTGATGGTTACACATGATGCTTATGCGGCGAGTTTTTGTCAGCGAATTTTACTCATTAAAGACGGGCAGCTATCAAAAGAGCTATTGCGCGGGACGAAATCGCGTAAGCAGTTTTTCCAATTCATTTTAGAAGAGCTGGCAGCATCGGACGGTGATATGCATGACATTATTTGA
- a CDS encoding ABC transporter permease produces the protein MTLFDLALKNIRRNMKSYSLYIGSMVFSILIYFTFVTLKYSDDMFAEAGGSKLISTLMNLSSVMLVIFVAIFIAYSNSFFMKKRKKEIGLYSLLGVRKKQIGFLLFFENMVIGLFSLIVGILLGFLASKGILAILIQLMGLTIVSSFTLSGEAIRQTLLIFMIIFFLTSLQGYFVIYKFKLIDLFNAEKKGEALPKAKAIAAIFGVVMIGTGYFLASADLFTSQAWKLLGISTPLVIVLLVIAGTYLLFHSVTVFVLTKLKNNEQFAWRGLNLMTVSQMLYRIRGNTKTLTLIAILSATTITAGGAVFGLYYNIGKDVGKSAPNTFMWQGKFVNIQSGGILYNENIEVKNSDLTIYSNSYNYTFITLSQYNKIASLQGKESLELLGNNSYVIDAFYDERFSQDYTGGKMEVGKQIFTIQDFTTEAMFNTPTVFVAVVVTDEAYEAIEGEELTYQIVKMEDEKNQLAVSEKIRKEIGDTGTFSSYPEMYQSMVQSFGALLFAGSFLGLVFLMAMGSVIYFKMITEAEEDRSKYEVLFKMGVSEKEMKKTIRAQVGLIFGIPLVLGIVHSVFALKLFSTLLSMNIITPVLMWIAVYSAIYGVYYVLTVSYFNKVIRQNL, from the coding sequence ATGACATTATTTGATTTAGCGCTAAAAAACATCCGCCGCAATATGAAAAGCTATTCGCTCTATATCGGCTCGATGGTATTTAGTATTTTAATTTACTTCACGTTCGTAACACTGAAATATAGTGATGACATGTTCGCCGAGGCAGGCGGCTCGAAATTAATTAGTACGTTAATGAATCTTTCCTCGGTCATGCTCGTCATTTTCGTCGCGATCTTTATCGCCTATTCCAATTCGTTTTTCATGAAAAAACGTAAAAAGGAAATTGGCTTGTATTCACTATTAGGCGTACGCAAAAAACAAATCGGCTTTTTATTATTCTTTGAAAATATGGTCATTGGGCTATTTTCATTAATCGTCGGCATCCTGCTTGGCTTTTTAGCTTCAAAGGGCATTTTAGCGATTTTAATTCAGCTGATGGGCTTAACGATTGTTTCTAGCTTTACATTATCCGGTGAGGCAATTCGACAAACACTGTTGATTTTTATGATTATTTTTTTCCTGACGTCACTACAAGGCTACTTTGTGATTTATAAGTTTAAATTAATCGATCTTTTCAATGCAGAGAAAAAAGGGGAGGCCTTACCAAAGGCGAAGGCCATTGCGGCAATTTTTGGCGTAGTGATGATTGGCACGGGCTATTTTTTAGCATCGGCGGATCTGTTTACGTCTCAGGCTTGGAAACTGCTTGGAATCTCGACGCCACTTGTAATTGTTCTACTTGTTATAGCTGGCACATATTTATTATTTCATAGTGTTACGGTATTCGTGTTAACGAAACTAAAAAACAACGAGCAATTTGCATGGCGTGGCTTAAATTTAATGACCGTTTCGCAAATGCTGTATCGTATTCGCGGAAACACCAAAACATTAACATTAATTGCCATTTTAAGTGCAACGACCATTACGGCAGGTGGAGCAGTATTTGGACTTTATTACAATATTGGAAAAGATGTGGGGAAATCAGCACCAAATACATTCATGTGGCAGGGTAAATTTGTAAATATACAATCCGGTGGAATTTTATACAACGAAAATATAGAGGTTAAAAATAGCGATCTAACAATATACAGTAATTCGTATAACTATACATTTATAACATTATCTCAATATAATAAAATAGCATCTCTACAGGGAAAAGAGTCGTTAGAGTTGTTGGGAAATAATTCGTACGTCATTGATGCCTTTTATGATGAACGTTTTTCACAGGATTATACAGGAGGCAAAATGGAGGTAGGCAAGCAAATCTTTACGATTCAAGATTTTACAACGGAAGCGATGTTCAATACTCCAACTGTATTTGTAGCAGTGGTTGTTACAGATGAGGCTTACGAAGCAATTGAAGGCGAAGAACTTACGTATCAAATCGTAAAAATGGAAGACGAGAAAAATCAGTTAGCCGTTTCAGAGAAAATTCGCAAAGAAATTGGCGACACGGGTACATTCTCAAGCTACCCAGAAATGTATCAATCAATGGTGCAGTCATTTGGAGCGTTACTATTTGCCGGTAGCTTCTTGGGGTTAGTGTTCTTAATGGCAATGGGCAGTGTCATTTACTTCAAAATGATTACCGAAGCCGAGGAGGATCGTAGTAAATACGAGGTGCTCTTTAAAATGGGTGTGAGTGAAAAGGAAATGAAAAAAACAATTCGTGCACAGGTCGGCTTGATTTTCGGAATTCCGCTTGTACTTGGCATTGTGCACAGTGTGTTTGCATTAAAATTATTTTCGACATTGCTAAGTATGAATATCATCACACCGGTACTTATGTGGATCGCTGTGTATTCAGCTATTTACGGTGTGTACTACGTATTAACGGTATCGTATTTCAATAAAGTCATTCGACAAAACTTATAA
- a CDS encoding YxeA family protein, translating into MKKLFIAFGVVLALFVAGLVVLATVDYNRLGKENVYVHITEDGVEDRFVAGDGAVHNMYWYEQSAYDENGNEMQVKFSAHKNLRHNAYLMLYLKNRNEVTSFDEVQFDDLPTNVQAQFK; encoded by the coding sequence ATGAAAAAACTATTTATCGCATTTGGCGTAGTCCTTGCGCTATTTGTAGCGGGATTAGTGGTTTTAGCAACCGTCGATTATAATCGGCTAGGCAAAGAAAATGTCTATGTGCACATTACAGAAGATGGCGTAGAAGATCGGTTTGTTGCAGGTGATGGTGCGGTGCATAACATGTACTGGTATGAGCAGTCGGCTTACGATGAAAACGGGAACGAAATGCAAGTGAAATTCTCGGCACACAAAAATTTACGTCACAATGCGTATTTAATGCTGTATTTAAAAAATAGGAACGAGGTAACATCGTTTGATGAAGTACAATTCGATGATTTACCTACAAATGTGCAGGCTCAATTTAAATAA
- a CDS encoding D-cysteine desulfhydrase, translating into MISEQIERRIYTKEATPIEQLARFSEVLGGPTIYIKRDDLLGLTGGGNKTRKLEYLMADALKNGADTIVTCGALQSNHCRLTLAAAVKEGLHCQLVLQEHAHRKFDEQALGNQQIFKLLGAEQLHIVAHDTDLVAQALAVTEQLRREGRKVYFIPVGGSNALGTLGYVRAAEEILAQCKAEGLVFKEVLVGSGSGGTHAGLALGFYEGNAPFSLMGINVSAPNAVQVLKVEQVLQGAAQLLKLTDLPDGLISCEDGYVGEGYTLSTPKMVEAVKLLAQTEGILLDAVYTGKVMAGLIDFVRQGKYTKEDKILFIHTGGAMSLSAFGREFI; encoded by the coding sequence ATGATTAGCGAACAAATTGAACGAAGAATATATACAAAAGAGGCCACACCGATTGAGCAGTTAGCACGTTTTTCTGAAGTTTTAGGTGGACCAACTATTTATATAAAGCGCGATGATTTACTTGGCTTAACCGGTGGAGGCAATAAAACGCGCAAACTGGAATATTTAATGGCCGATGCACTTAAAAACGGTGCGGATACGATTGTGACGTGTGGTGCTTTACAGTCGAATCATTGCCGACTGACACTCGCAGCGGCGGTAAAAGAGGGGCTACATTGTCAGCTCGTTTTACAGGAGCATGCGCATCGTAAATTTGATGAACAGGCACTTGGGAACCAGCAAATCTTTAAACTTTTAGGCGCAGAACAGCTACATATTGTCGCGCATGATACGGATTTAGTGGCACAAGCATTGGCGGTAACCGAGCAACTACGCAGGGAAGGGCGCAAGGTGTATTTTATTCCGGTTGGCGGTTCGAATGCGCTTGGGACACTTGGTTATGTGCGCGCGGCGGAGGAAATTTTAGCACAGTGTAAGGCGGAAGGTTTAGTGTTTAAAGAGGTCCTTGTTGGTAGTGGGAGTGGGGGCACACATGCCGGATTAGCGCTTGGTTTTTACGAGGGCAATGCACCGTTTTCGCTAATGGGGATTAATGTATCTGCACCGAACGCGGTTCAAGTTCTGAAAGTCGAGCAGGTGTTACAGGGCGCGGCACAATTACTAAAACTCACCGATTTACCAGACGGGCTCATTTCGTGTGAGGACGGCTATGTCGGGGAAGGTTATACCTTGTCAACGCCGAAAATGGTAGAGGCCGTGAAACTTTTGGCTCAGACAGAGGGGATTTTACTAGATGCGGTGTACACCGGAAAAGTAATGGCCGGACTAATTGATTTTGTGCGCCAAGGGAAGTATACAAAGGAAGACAAGATCTTGTTTATTCATACAGGTGGCGCCATGAGCTTATCGGCGTTTGGTAGGGAATTCATATGA
- a CDS encoding GNAT family N-acetyltransferase: protein MITIHPVTKKDFPNGKTVTYQYYSNSYYDIRMEQTVIGWNCTLQLQPLSQPFEKQLVEEIFEDYKKGSESYVAKWNKQEAAVIVFQKMAWNNTLLIHDLYVEESFKNRGIGQYLMNYVKQRAHEINVRAIVLETQTSNVPAIQFYLKNGFALVGLNTISYSNEDIKNKEVRIEMAYIL, encoded by the coding sequence ATGATTACCATTCATCCAGTTACAAAAAAGGACTTTCCCAATGGTAAAACTGTAACTTATCAATATTATTCAAATAGTTATTATGATATTCGAATGGAACAAACAGTTATCGGGTGGAATTGCACGTTACAATTACAACCACTTAGTCAACCATTCGAAAAGCAATTAGTAGAAGAAATTTTCGAGGATTATAAAAAAGGTTCAGAAAGTTACGTTGCAAAATGGAATAAGCAAGAAGCAGCGGTGATAGTATTTCAAAAGATGGCTTGGAACAATACGTTATTAATTCACGATTTATACGTAGAGGAAAGCTTTAAGAACCGTGGGATTGGTCAATATTTAATGAACTATGTGAAACAGCGTGCACATGAAATAAATGTAAGGGCGATTGTACTCGAAACACAAACATCTAATGTACCAGCTATTCAGTTTTATTTGAAAAATGGTTTTGCACTGGTCGGTCTAAATACAATTTCCTATTCCAATGAAGATATAAAAAATAAAGAGGTACGTATTGAAATGGCGTACATCCTATAG
- a CDS encoding YbgA family protein → MEKKQAETLWREEKYHVMLHSQYHYNTIRTAMKEANYTTVPSLISDALNVPPTTGSQRNAIMHMWGYFKKQATTEEKSSYQQLLQADDFDALLLLLKHLATKYDVKYLLDSRVLH, encoded by the coding sequence ATGGAGAAAAAGCAGGCTGAAACACTGTGGCGCGAGGAAAAATACCATGTCATGCTTCATAGTCAATATCACTACAACACCATTCGCACGGCGATGAAAGAAGCAAACTACACGACCGTCCCGTCACTCATTTCTGATGCGCTGAACGTGCCCCCTACTACCGGCAGTCAGCGTAACGCCATCATGCATATGTGGGGCTATTTTAAAAAACAGGCCACGACCGAGGAAAAATCAAGTTACCAGCAGCTCCTTCAAGCAGATGATTTTGACGCATTGCTACTATTATTAAAGCACCTTGCAACGAAATATGATGTGAAATACTTGCTGGACAGTCGGGTGTTACATTAA
- a CDS encoding HAMP domain-containing sensor histidine kinase produces MKWKLTNRFLMTILTIVFIVIIANTILLLVILYKEATTDGINSNTDTTGEVFVRSFSDYLTLEQGVPRIMDEGLHVLQSRQAWIQILDKNGQEIVRALAPEEAPTHYRPVDLIQHYKYQEYDNATTIFISEFEDYSYLIGIENPNISRVSFMVDNSAILNTISQYLLYIIAVDLVIALLAGLMFGSILTKPLYMMIDRIQQLKNRNFQLQKVKRPGIYKQVFTNLQDVSGELEKQEQERKKLEQMRNEWISNISHDMKTPLASIQGYAELLNDANVSPAERKEYAEVIERKSVYMRELIDDFNLTMKLREQQLPLQLTKVRIEKLVRDVVIDVLNDPQFTLRDVSFDSDAPQLVRSLDEHLMKRALLNFLVNALIHNPNDTSIMVTLTAKNDRAYLEIRDNGRGMAQADVENVFERYYRGSDTENIRGTGLGTAIARDILVAHGGEVSITSEIGKGTTVTIQL; encoded by the coding sequence ATGAAATGGAAGCTGACGAATCGTTTTTTAATGACAATTTTAACGATTGTATTTATCGTCATTATTGCCAATACCATTTTACTGCTTGTCATTTTATATAAAGAGGCCACAACAGACGGCATTAATAGCAATACTGACACGACCGGCGAGGTATTTGTACGGAGCTTTTCAGATTATTTAACGCTTGAACAGGGTGTGCCGCGTATTATGGATGAAGGCTTACACGTGTTACAAAGTCGCCAAGCATGGATTCAAATTTTAGATAAAAATGGGCAAGAAATCGTGCGCGCCCTTGCACCTGAAGAAGCACCGACCCACTATCGCCCAGTCGATCTCATTCAGCACTATAAATACCAGGAATATGACAACGCCACGACCATTTTTATAAGTGAATTTGAAGATTATAGCTATTTAATCGGCATTGAAAATCCGAATATTTCACGTGTGTCCTTTATGGTCGATAACTCGGCCATTCTTAACACCATTTCTCAGTATTTGCTGTACATTATTGCCGTCGATTTAGTCATTGCCCTTCTAGCTGGGCTGATGTTTGGCTCGATTTTAACAAAGCCGCTTTATATGATGATTGATCGCATTCAGCAGCTTAAAAATCGCAATTTCCAGCTACAAAAAGTAAAGCGCCCCGGCATTTATAAGCAAGTTTTCACGAACTTACAGGACGTTTCAGGTGAGCTAGAAAAACAGGAGCAGGAGCGTAAAAAATTAGAACAAATGCGCAATGAATGGATTAGCAATATTTCGCATGACATGAAAACACCCCTCGCATCGATTCAAGGCTATGCGGAATTACTAAACGATGCGAATGTTTCGCCCGCAGAACGCAAAGAATATGCAGAGGTCATTGAACGCAAGTCCGTTTATATGCGTGAACTGATTGATGATTTCAATTTAACGATGAAGCTACGTGAACAGCAATTACCGCTTCAGCTAACAAAGGTGCGCATTGAAAAGCTTGTACGAGATGTTGTCATTGATGTCTTGAATGATCCGCAATTTACACTACGTGATGTAAGCTTTGACAGCGATGCACCGCAGCTTGTACGGTCACTTGATGAACATTTAATGAAGCGGGCATTACTCAACTTTTTAGTGAATGCCCTCATTCATAATCCGAATGACACGAGCATAATGGTTACCCTCACAGCAAAAAATGACCGGGCATACCTTGAAATTCGTGACAACGGGCGTGGGATGGCACAAGCGGATGTCGAAAATGTATTTGAACGCTATTACCGCGGTTCCGATACGGAAAACATACGCGGTACTGGTCTTGGGACAGCGATTGCACGCGATATCCTCGTCGCACATGGCGGTGAGGTTTCAATTACAAGTGAAATTGGTAAGGGTACTACTGTAACGATTCAACTTTAG